The segment CGGTTGTCGGCGGCGCCGCCGTGCCCGCCCTCGATGTTCTCGTAGTAGCGGACCGGATAGCCGAGCTCCTCCATCCGGGCGACGAACTTGCGGGCGTGGCCGGGATGCACGCGGTCGTCGCGAGTGGAGGTCGTCATCAGGAACGCGGGCATCGGGAGGCCGGCGCGCAGTCGTTGATAGGGCGAGTACTGCGAGATGAACTCCCACTCCGCCGGATCGTCGGGGTCGCCGTACTCGGCCATCCACGACGCGCCGGCCAGCAGCAGGTGATAGCGCCGCATGTCCAGGAGCGGGACCGAGCACACCAGTGCGCCGAACAGTTCCGGGTAGCTGGTGGCCATCACACCCATCAGCAGGCCCCCGTTGGAGCCGCCCTGAGCCGCCAGCTGCGGGGTGGTCGTGAGACCGCGCGCCACCAGATCACGTGCCACGGCGGCGAAGTCCTCGTAGACCAGGTGGCGGCCGGCCTTCTGCGCCTGCGTGTGCCACTCCGGTCCGTACTCGCCGCCGCCGCGGATGTTCGTCATCACGTACACGCCGCCGCGGGCGATCCAGTTGCGGCCCGCGATGCCGAGGTAGCTGGGCGTCATCGCGTTCTCGAAACCGCCGTACCCGTACTGCAGTGCGGGGCCGGATGCGACGTCGTCGCGCTTGATGACGAAGTAGGGGATCTGCGTGCCGTCGTCGGACGTCGCGAAGAACTGCTGTGTGGAGACGTCCGACGAGTCGTAGGCGGCGGGCGTCGCCTTGATCACCGCGACGCCACCGGTGGTCGTGCCCTGCAGCAGGCTGGGCGCCTGCGTGAAACTGCTCGCCGACAGCCAGATCTCGTCACTGTCGTCCGGATCGGCGTCGAGCACGCCGAGCGTGGCGAGCTCCGGCAGGCCGTCGAGCTCGACGGGCTCCCAGGTACCGAGGGTGAGGACCTCGATGCGGGTCGCGACGTCGTGCAGGGTGACGAGCACGAGGTGCGACTTCGTGTACGCGTGATCCTGCAGGCTGGTGTGCGCATCAGGGGTGAACAGGACGGTGTGCGTGCGGTCGCCGGTCAGATAGGCGGGGTAGTCGAAGACCAGGAGCGTTCCGGCCGGGTACTCGGTGCCGTCGACCGTCCACGGCGATCGGGTCAGCACTGTCAGCCAGTCGAGGCGGACGTCGTAGTGGGCGTCGGTCGGGACGTCGATGCGGATCAGTTCGTCGTCGGTGTCGTCGGCGCCGGGGCGGAGTTCGTAGTCGAGGGCGTTGTAGAAGTCGGTGGAGCGGGACACGAAGTGCCGCACGTGGCCGGGCGTGTGGGTGCACACCGCGCCGACCGCGACGTCGGAGACCTCGCCGGCGAAGACCGTGGGGGCGTCGGCGACGTCGGTGCCGCGCGACCAGCGGCGCACCGTGCGCGGGTAGCCCGACGAGGTGATCGCGGGCAGGCCGTCCGGCGTCTGCGCGAAATCTGTTCCGACGTAGACGGTGTCGCGGTCGATCCAGCCGACCTGCGACTTCGCCTCCGGCAGCGCGAAACCGCCGTCCACCCAGCTGCGGGTGGGGACGTCGTACTCGCGGACCACCGCGGCGTCCGCACCGCCGCGCGAGAGGGAGATCAGCGCGCGGTCGTAGGCGGGCCGATTCATGGTGGCACCCGCCCACACCCAGTTCTCTCCCTCGGCCTCCGCGAGGGCGTCGACGTCGATCAGGACGTCCCACTCGGGCGTGTCGGTGCGATAGCTGTCGAGCGTCGTGCGCCGCCACAGGCCCTTCGGGTGGGCGGCGTCGCGCCAGAAGTTGTAGAGGAAGTCGCCGCGTCGCCGGACATACGGGATCCGCTCGTCGGTGTCGAGGATCTCCAGCGCAGCGGCCTCGAGCTCGGCGAAGCGGTCGGAGGTCGTGAGCTCGTCGACGGTCGGCTGATTGTGCTCCCGCACCCAGGCCAGGGCGTCGTCGCCGGTCACATCTTCGAGCCAGAGGTACGGATCTTCGTTGGTCACGACGTCCAACGTACCGAGCGGGAAGACTTCGGCCCCCGAATCCTCCTGTGAGATGGATTCGGGGGCCGAAGATTTCGGTGGTGTCAGGCCTCGACGGGGGACACGGTGTCCACGTCCTCCTCGTCCGGACGGGCGCCGGGCGTGGTGGTGCCCGCGATCGAGACGCCGGCCGTCTCGCGGAGGAAGTTGAGGGCGATGCCGCCGATCACGCACGCGCCCATCATGTAGACGGCCGGGAACAGCGACCATCCGGTGTGCTCGACCACCGCGTCGTTCACCAGCGGTGCGGTGCCGCCGAAAGCGGCGGTCGACAGGTTGTACGAGATCGCGAAGCCCGCATACCGCACGTGGGTCGGGAACATGGCGGGGAAGGTCGCGGAGATGGTAGCCAGCTGCGGAATGTACAGCAGCCCGAGGACCACGAAGCCGACGATCGCGCCGGCCAGATTCTGGCCCATCAGCCAGTACATCGGGAGGGCGAAGACGAACAGGCCGATCAACGAGAGTCGCCACATCGGTTTGCGGCCGGTCCGGTCGGACCAGGCGCCGAAGAACGGGATCATCAGCATCATCGCGACCTGCCCGATCAGGACGACGACCGATGCCTGATTCTCGGACAGTCCGATGGTGCTCTTGAGGTACTCGGGCTGGTAGGCCAGCAGGGTGTAGTTGGCGACGTTGAGCGCCACCACCATGCCGAACATGATGAGGATCGGCTTCCAGTAGTGGACGAGGGTCTGCCGGAGCTGGCCGGTGACGCCGCCGGGGTCGGCGACCTTCTGTTCGACGTCGGTGAACAGCGGCGGATCGTCGAGCTGCGACCGGAGGTACAGGCCGGCGAGGCCGAGCGGCAACGCGATGAGGAACGGGATGCGCCAGCCCCAGTCCATCATCTGCGCCTCGGACAGCCCCAGGTTCATCACCAGGACGAGCGCGGTGCCGGAGGCGAAGCCCGCCATGGTGCCGAACTCCAGGAAGCTGCCGTACTTGCCGCGCTTCTCGGCGGGCGCGTACTCGGCCATGAAGGTGGCGGCGCCGCCGTACTCGCCGCCGGTGGAGAAGCCCTGCACCACGCGCAGAACGATCAGCAGGATCGGAGCCCAGACGCCGATCGTCGCGTGCGTCGGCAGGACGCCGATCAGGGCGGTCGCGAGCGAGATCAGCAGGATCGTCAGCGCGAGGACGTGCTTGCGGCCCAGGCGGTCGCCGATCGGACCCCACACGAAGCCGCCGAGCGGGCGGAGGAGGAAGGAGACGGCGAAACCGAGCATGGTGCCGATGGTGCCGAGGTGGCCGGGGAAGAAGGCTTGGGTGAGATAGGTGGTGGTGGCGGCGTAGACGCCGTAGTCGTACCACTCGGTGGCGTTGCCGATCGCGGACGCTGCGATGGCTTTGCGCAGGGTGCTGGGCGACGGTGCGGCCGAAGTGACGGATGAGTCAGTCATCAGACCTCCGAAGATCGATAGTCGTTGTTCTCGGGTCGTGCGAACTGGTTCACAGGCGACAGCGTGGTCGCTGTCGGTTACCACTTCCCCTGGCCGAGAGGGCCCATCGACTCTTCGGGACTG is part of the Gordonia phthalatica genome and harbors:
- a CDS encoding prolyl oligopeptidase family serine peptidase: MTNEDPYLWLEDVTGDDALAWVREHNQPTVDELTTSDRFAELEAAALEILDTDERIPYVRRRGDFLYNFWRDAAHPKGLWRRTTLDSYRTDTPEWDVLIDVDALAEAEGENWVWAGATMNRPAYDRALISLSRGGADAAVVREYDVPTRSWVDGGFALPEAKSQVGWIDRDTVYVGTDFAQTPDGLPAITSSGYPRTVRRWSRGTDVADAPTVFAGEVSDVAVGAVCTHTPGHVRHFVSRSTDFYNALDYELRPGADDTDDELIRIDVPTDAHYDVRLDWLTVLTRSPWTVDGTEYPAGTLLVFDYPAYLTGDRTHTVLFTPDAHTSLQDHAYTKSHLVLVTLHDVATRIEVLTLGTWEPVELDGLPELATLGVLDADPDDSDEIWLSASSFTQAPSLLQGTTTGGVAVIKATPAAYDSSDVSTQQFFATSDDGTQIPYFVIKRDDVASGPALQYGYGGFENAMTPSYLGIAGRNWIARGGVYVMTNIRGGGEYGPEWHTQAQKAGRHLVYEDFAAVARDLVARGLTTTPQLAAQGGSNGGLLMGVMATSYPELFGALVCSVPLLDMRRYHLLLAGASWMAEYGDPDDPAEWEFISQYSPYQRLRAGLPMPAFLMTTSTRDDRVHPGHARKFVARMEELGYPVRYYENIEGGHGGAADNRQAAFKSALSYEFLWRTIGSVDPN
- a CDS encoding MFS transporter produces the protein MTDSSVTSAAPSPSTLRKAIAASAIGNATEWYDYGVYAATTTYLTQAFFPGHLGTIGTMLGFAVSFLLRPLGGFVWGPIGDRLGRKHVLALTILLISLATALIGVLPTHATIGVWAPILLIVLRVVQGFSTGGEYGGAATFMAEYAPAEKRGKYGSFLEFGTMAGFASGTALVLVMNLGLSEAQMMDWGWRIPFLIALPLGLAGLYLRSQLDDPPLFTDVEQKVADPGGVTGQLRQTLVHYWKPILIMFGMVVALNVANYTLLAYQPEYLKSTIGLSENQASVVVLIGQVAMMLMIPFFGAWSDRTGRKPMWRLSLIGLFVFALPMYWLMGQNLAGAIVGFVVLGLLYIPQLATISATFPAMFPTHVRYAGFAISYNLSTAAFGGTAPLVNDAVVEHTGWSLFPAVYMMGACVIGGIALNFLRETAGVSIAGTTTPGARPDEEDVDTVSPVEA